From Watersipora subatra chromosome 2, tzWatSuba1.1, whole genome shotgun sequence, one genomic window encodes:
- the LOC137388240 gene encoding caspase-4-like, which translates to MAGKPKLIIVQACSGGLSDYGISQDLSAGQIASTSAVTESTVDSDPEQSLFYTDSKNEPRPLSTPPTVLNMNDFCIMKASSESYTSTRSHTLGSFFIRILVYTFYKHACHRDVESLFKIIQKRVRQVSMSKPAYTMGGNVPTSTCTFTRRRKLYLFPGFSKRTLH; encoded by the exons ATGGCTGGCAAACCTAAACTCATTATTGTACAAGCTTGTTCTGGAG GACTCTCTGATTATGGAATATCACAAGATTTGTCTGCAGGGCAGATCGCGTCCACATCTGCTGTAACAGAATCTACAGTTGACAGCGATCCAGAACAGTCTCTTTTCTACACAGATTCTAAAAATGAACCACGACCTCTTTCAACTCCTCCAACTGTGCTAAATATGAATGACTTCTGCATTATGAAGGCTAGCAGTGAAT CCTACACATCAACAAGGTCTCACACTCTTGGATCCTTTTTCATACGGATTTTAGTTTATACATTCTACAAGCACGCATGCCACCGAGATGTTGAGAGTCTATTCAAGATA ATTCAAAAGAGAGTACGCCAAGTCAGTATGAGTAAACCCGCCTATACAATGGGAGGAAATGTTCCAACATCAACCTGCACTTTCACACGACGCCGAAAGCTGTACCTTTTTCCAGGGTTCTCAAAACGCACCCTTCATTGA